A stretch of the Capsicum annuum cultivar UCD-10X-F1 chromosome 8, UCD10Xv1.1, whole genome shotgun sequence genome encodes the following:
- the LOC107838688 gene encoding L-ascorbate oxidase homolog, with protein MERTSLMIVALLVSLSVVAVKAEDPYVFYEWNVTYGTISPLGVPQQAILINGQFPGPRINCTSNNNIVVNVFNHLDEPLLFTWNGIQQRKNSWQDGTPGTMCPIMPGTNFTYRFQVKDQIGSFFYFPTTDLHRAAGGFGPINIHSRNLIPIPFARPAPSDEYDVFVGDWYNKGYKSLKKILDEGRTFGRPDGIHINGKSLKVGDKDAQPLFTVEAGKTYRYRFCNAGLRTSVNVRFQGHPMKLVEIEGSHTVQNVYESLDLHVGQCASVLVTADQEAKDYYLVASSRFLKNEKFSTVAIIRYANGKGPASSDLPAPPPENTQGIAWSMNQFRSYRWNLTASAARPNPQGSYHYGKINITRTLKIVNTRSQVDGKLRFSLNGISHANSSVVDYFA; from the exons ATGGAGAGAACTAGTTTAATGATTGTGGCTTTGTTGGTTAGTCTCTCAGTAGTTGCGGTGAAAGCCGAGGATCCTTATGTGTTCTACGAATGGAATGTTACTTATGGAACGATATCTCCATTGGGTGTGCCTCAACAGGCTATCCTTATCAATGGACAGTTTCCAGGACCTAGGATCAACTGTACCTCCAATAACAATATTGTTGTCAATGTGTTTAATCATCTTGACGAGCCATTGCTCTTTACGTGGAATGGTATCCAGCAAAGGAAGAACTCGTGGCAGGATGGTACCCCAGGAACCATGTGTCCTATCATGCCGGGTACAAATTTCACCTACCGTTTCCAGGTCAAGGACCAGATCGGTagcttcttctacttcccaacaACAGACTTGCATCGTGCTGCTGGTGGTTTTGGTCCTATCAATATCCATAGCCGTAACCTTATCCCTATTCCTTTCGCTAGACCTGCACCTTCCGATGAATATGATGTCTTCGTTGGTGATTGGTACAACAAGGGTTATAAGTCCTTGAAGAAGATCTTGGATGAGGGACGTACTTTTGGCAGGCCTGATGGCATCCACATTAATGGAAAGTCACTCAAGGTTGGCGATAAGGATGCGCAGCCGCTCTTTACTGTGGAGGCTGGTAAGACTTATAGGTACAGATTCTGCAATGCCGGTTTGAGGACATCAGTTAATGTCAGGTTTCAAGGTCACCCCATGAAGTTGGTGGAAATCGAGGGATCGCACACTGTGCAAAACGTCTATGAGTCCCTTGATCTACATGTTGGTCAATGCGCTTCCGTGTTGGTCACTGCTGATCAAGAGGCTAAAGACTATTACTTGGTCGCGTCTAGCAGGTTCTTGAAGAATGAAAAATTCTCTACCGTGGCTATCATCCGATATGCCAATGGCAAGGGACCGGCATCCTCTGACCTCCCAGCACCTCCACCAGAAAACACACAAGGCATTGCCTGGTCCATGAACCAGTTCCGCTCATACAGGTGGAACCTTACTGCTAGCGCTGCCCGCCCCAACCCTCAAGGATCCTACCACTACGGAAAGATCAACATCACCCGCACTTTGAAGATTGTCAACACTAGGAGTCAAGTAGATGGAAAGCTAAGATTTTCCTTGAACGGTATCTCCCACG CAAATTCAAGTGTTGTTGATTATTTTGCTTGA